From Vigna angularis cultivar LongXiaoDou No.4 chromosome 11, ASM1680809v1, whole genome shotgun sequence:
ATGACTTGAACACCTAAGTTATCAGTTTTAAACTTCTCATTTATTATCCCATATTCTCGTCATAGTGATCCCATTAGCATTAGGTTAAATACTAGATCTAATCGGTTTAAAGCCTAACAACTAATCGACTTTAGGCCTAATACTACACAGCCCTAAACCATAACTTTTTATAAAGCTTAAggctaaataaaaatatttagcattaaataaagaaaaaattgatcTTTGAAACCTGGACTTTAATTGGTACCTCGGCTTAAACCTAACCAGCCTTGGGTCTAATTCTACAAAATTCGTCATGAGTAAACATTATTCCTCAACATATTCAACTAGATAAATGATGAAACATACTTCAAACACCactacaaagaaaaaaaataacaattgagTGATCATGTTTAGTGAGAAGATCCCCAAAAATcaaatagaatgaaaaaaaaaatcgagaAAAAGGAGAAATCAAGTTATCCTGAATTATTCTCTATCAAAATGGGATTTTAATAATCAATCGATCATAGTGTCTTAACACAATGTAGACAATGCAAAACCAATCCAATCATCATACTAATTCTAGAGATATTCAATCCAATCAAACCACATTCATCGATCACAAACATCATATAGTTCGTCATAACCTTAGAATGGTAAATGATAGCATAGGGTGTGAACACTTCACACTTTCATCCAATTGTTTGAGATACTATGCAttagaaaactaaaattttggGCATCGGGAAGTATTTCACCAAAACCCTATGGTGGACTCCAAAATCTATAACCGAAAAGTACTAAGATCAATAAGCTAAAAACATTCAAAAGTCATCTTCCTTTCTCCTATTTCTTAGAGTttctttatattcattattCCTCAATCTCCTCGATTCCTTCGAGTCTTTATTATCCTCAAAACCCCTTGTATATTTCAATATCTTGTCTTCAACATCTCTTCTTTATTATTTGACACTTTATTCTCTATGTATAACCACCCTAATGATTATAAATCAAGTTAGTGTTTTCATATCATTGGATGTTAAACTTATTGCCTCAATTGATATTGATACTGAGTCTAACACTACACAACTCTCTTAGCCTTAACATGGTAAAAAGTAAGGCTAAAAGTTTTTTACACCAAATATATGATTGAATCAATCAACATTGTATTTATTGACTCAATTGGTATTTAACTTATTGACTCAATCAATATTTGACTTATTGACCCAATGATATTAGGCCTAACACCACactaattgtttttaaaattgattaatttagaTTAATTAGTAAATTCCTTTAGAAGAGAAAAACGATTCcaacacctttttctttttgtctatttttcattatttgaaatttcacttaaaatatatttgaaagaatGCATATAGTCTTACGTTATTAttgatatgttttatttatttattgagttTGGTTGTTCCACtttaacattttcattctcCTTCGTAAcctctttttcttattttggtcCAACCCCTAAGAAGAATTAAGAATGAGAAGCGTGTGACATGATCCACTTTAAAAAAAGACAACAATGAGGTAACTTAATTTGTACccttaaatataatataaaataaacatgtggCTATTATTCAACCCCTCCAACTTACTTCGATAGTTGCACtcatacttttaattaattaaaaaccaaCTCTTATTATAAAAAGGAGTCTCAGACGTTGAAGTTTGCAGAAAATTAGCTCTAAGGATCGTCAAAGCCTTAAAAGTCATTCAGCCCACAAAATAATTTGAACAAAAACTAAGGCCcaaagaataatataaataaaaatacaaatactcTAACTTGAAGCACCAGTGGTAGAATAGTATTCTGCTACGGTACACCGcattttctttttcgtttttttttctaaatatggATGATAATATTCATTTGATAAATGTAGGGTTTGATTCGAGAAAGCTGGAATCAAATAAAGGGtttaaagaaaagtaaaatagtaGGGTATATCCTGATACTGAacctccacccccacacatctctttctccacctcccctttacttttttgccccttcctccatctttcctttactattttgcccctcagtaaaattttatttttaaaattattattttttaattttattcatttataacatatttcactgataacctacgtagttccttgtatgagtaaaatatttttctgcaaagcttggtgatcgtgaaaagaattatcaagcaatcttcctcttgttctcggtgcagTACGTGGTACAGTGCGTTTGtggtgtagtgtccttgtcgtggttcctctccaggtacgtagtcataatccttcctataatcctaaaccctaaacccttcccatacttccaataatccttttaatatccaagcctataatccttgcaTGAGCCGCAAAACGCAGTAAAATAAAACCGAAACataaaaggaacactgcctctggacggatgacatccttcaacggatgtcaacatccgtttaaggcgaaacggatgtcgacatccgttttgccttaaacggatgttgacatccgttgaaggatgtcatccgtccagaggtagtttccttttacgtttcgtttttattttatttgtttattttatttacagtaatttatatttaaatttataattttaaatgttatatatggttAGTTTTTAAacgtaataattttgttaaaatatgaatttgttatagatgatttttgtatctttaattctttaataatttgataattatataaaaaattatttattactctatttatatcaaatatataatttaattatattaatatttttatatttgtttgattaattattaattatgttaataagggtcattataattttgtaggtgattattatttaaaatggatgaatatcttcatatggattctcagattggttgtagtttgaaatttgttttgtcTTCATCAATTAGCAAAGTTGTAGAGAGAGATTTAACAAATAGATttacaacaaatgaaatatttcattcacGGGACCACTTAATTCAATGGGTAAGAGGGATGGCTTTTGatttaggatttgttgtggTAATAGTAAGATCTGACATAGCTACTGGTGTACGGGGAAGAAAAACGTATGCCAAGcttggatgtgaaagagggggAAAATATAGGAAATACAAAGCTGATGCAGTGGCTAGTGTATACGGCACTCGTAAATGTGAATGTCCGTTTAGATTAAAGGGTAAACCATGTTCAGATGGGGCCGGATGGGTGTTGAAGGTGATGTGTGGACATCACAACCATGAGTTGGCTGAAACTTTAGTGGGTCACCCTTATGCTGGCAGGTTAAATACGAGTGAGAAGTCATTACTGGTTGATATGACAAAGAGTAAAGTTAcacctgcaaatattttattaacactcaaacaaaataatgatcgaAATGTGACAACGATTAAACAAATCTACAACGCAAGGCATGCGTATAAACGATCATTAAGAGGGTCCAGAACTgaactacaacaacttatgatgttgttggatcgGAATAAGTACATTCACTGGAGTAGGTGTGTTGATGATTCAAAGGTTGTTATTGACTTGTTTTGGACACATCCTGATGCGGTGAAattgttaaactcatttaatgttgtatttatgatggattccacatataaaacaaatagatatagaCTTCCGTTGCTTGAGATTGTGGGTATGACGTCTACAGGGTTAACCTTCTCAGCATCATTTGCTTTCTTGTCTACTGAAAGGCAGAGTAATTTCACATGGGCTTTGGAAAAGctgaaaggtttatttttaacatctgaGGGTGGTCCTAAAGTTATTGTGACTGACCGAGACTTGGCTTTGATGAATGCCATATCAAGTGTATTCCCTGAGTCATATCAGATGTTATGTCGGTTCcacatccttaaaaatgttaaagctaaatgcaaaatgttagttCATTCTACTGAGGTTTGGGAAGTGTTGATGGATGCATGGGAAAATGTGATGGATTGTGCTGATGAAAGCTTGTTTGCTGAGTATGTGAATGGTTTTGAATACGCAAGCAGATCATGGCctttgttctttgaatatgttAATCAGAATTGGATTATTCCGTACAGCACATACTTTGTAAAGTTCTAGACGAACAAAGTAATGCATTTAGggaacacaaccacaaataggtatgttgtaatgttattttatttatttgttttgtagataaatatttatttgtacttgttgaagtttttttttttgtttcagggcTGAATCTGCTCATTGGAGCCTGAAGAAAGTTCTGGGCAATAGTATGGGTGATTTGTGTTATTGTTGGGATAGTATTCATAACGTCATTATCTtacaacacaacaagattaaggcgtcatttgaaagtagtttgttGCTCAGGAGTGACTATTTTAAAGGCTACATATATAGAGAAC
This genomic window contains:
- the LOC128194630 gene encoding uncharacterized protein LOC128194630; the encoded protein is MAFDLGFVVVIVRSDIATGVRGRKTYAKLGCERGGKYRKYKADAVASVYGTRKCECPFRLKGKPCSDGAGWVLKVMCGHHNHELAETLVGHPYAGRLNTSEKSLLVDMTKSKVTPANILLTLKQNNDRNVTTIKQIYNARHAYKRSLRGSRTELQQLMMLLDRNKYIHWSRYRLPLLEIVGMTSTGLTFSASFAFLSTERQSNFTWALEKLKGLFLTSEGGPKVIVTDRDLALMNAISSVFPESYQMLCRFHILKNVKAKCKMLVHSTEVWEVLMDAWENVMDCADESLFAEYVNGFEYASRSWPLFFEYVNQNWIIPAESAHWSLKKVLGNSMGDLCYCWDSIHNVIILQHNKIKASFESSLLLRSDYFKGYIYRELIGRVSRYALDLIAKELKIVQQIGLDSSKCGCVLRRTFGVPCACELARYDPRMIPIGEFHIMWRRLHFSNVELNETKPQLSIKDELKQVEERFNEVDIGGKVTIKQKLLEIVCPTLTSMVPPLHKVKTKGAQKSKVKRSERSTTRDPSYFEYVDAFHSTIESSSVRSKLQSKPKAMKKRRVPMIDQFHSTTHPFIVDVVDVVADGHCGYRCIAVLLGLGEDYGPL